GTTCGCGGAGGAGAACAATGCGAGGGCCAAACGCGGCGAACGACATGGGATTGATCTGGAATGCCCGGTCAATCAGCGATTCCGCCTGATTGAGATGATGTTCGTCGCGCTCGTAATGAATGTAGAGCTCGATTAATGCTGCGGCGTGCCCAACGTACGCCTCAACATAGTTCGGATCGAGCCTCGTCGCCTCTGTAAAGAGTGACGCCGCGATGTGTGTGCCCGCAAGCGTGATACGACGGATGTGTTGGGTCCCACGCAGATAGAACTCGTATGCTTCCGAGTTGTTCGTGCCGCGCTTTCGGATTTCTGAGTGTTCTTGATCCGTCAATTTGAGCACAAAACCCTCGACGACTTTTTTTGCGACTTCTTCCTGCACATCGAATATGTCCCGCATGGTCCCGCGGTGCGCATACTGCCAGATGTGATCGCCGGTCTCGATGTCCAGCAGTTCGACGCTGATCTTGATCTGATCGGTGGCAACCGCATCGGCACGCACTGCCTCGGCGGGCATCGCGGTCTTTCTCACGGAGCCCTCGAGAAAATATCGTACGCCCAATTCTCGAGCAAGCAATACTGTTTTTAGTTTTGTGTGCTTGAAGGACATTGTTGTTTGGCGGTCGATCACGCGGAGCGATTTCACGTTGCTCAATCCGGAAATCAATTCGCCGGTCAAGCCATCGGCAAACCAACCGTTATCCTGCATCGGGGAGAGATCCTCGAATGGCAGGACCATCAAGCTCTTTCGCAAGTCCGATCGCTCCGCAGGAGTTGTGGCAATGTCCCGTTCTGATTCCGGTCTGGTATGCTGAGTTCGCTCAAGAGAGCGGATGATGCCTTCGAAATCCGAAATCTGGGCCCGCTGAATGCCCGCGAGGGCATACTTGAATTCGCTGGTAAGACTGACCGCCTCAAGTTCGACAGGAAGGATTCTACGCTCGCATTCACTGGCGATGGATAGTTCGCGCACGACATTCCGCGATGCAAGCGACGCAGGTGATAAGAGAAGAAGAAAGGCTCGGCATGTCTCAATTGCTTCGACGATCTGCTTGGACCACTGCGTGGCTACTTCGATGCCATGCTGATCGATCCACACGTCGAAACCACGTGCGCGAAGCCGGTCCGCTAATTCGACCGCGTGACCCGAGTCCTTTCGCGAGTAGGAAATAAATATGTCAGGCACAGGTGTTCAAAAGCAGTAAAATCGGCGACGATTAACCTCGTATGAACAAAATCAACTGTTTCAAGAATGCCAAAGTTCATTCAGAGCAGACTCTCTCAGATAGTCAAGACTGCCTCAATAGAACACATGCACCTGCCCGGTCCACTGGCCGGTGTACGTGGCATTTTGCGCGTATGGATTTTTGTGAAGAATCCTGTACTCGGGCCGAATTTCGATCATCGGCAACGGGAAGAACTCGAGTCCGAACAGAAATCCTTGCGCCCATGCGAGCGAGACACTCGGATACATTTCGGTTTGTCCCCAATCGTATCGCCATTCAGCCGCAAGCCATGGCGCGAGTTCGTAGCTGCCGATCACACTGAAATTTCGAATGATCCGATTGTCCGCATTCTCGGCATAGAGTGCTTCGAGATAGAGAGTAGACTTATCCGCGAGTCCGAATCCCGCAAATCCGTTGACCATTAGTAGTGAGCCATTGGATAAGATGGACCCGCCTATTTCCCCGTTGATGCCTTCATCCAGAAGTTGCGGCCAGAACATGACGCGTGCGGAAACACTCGGAAGCGAGAAATCGAGATTGGACTTGACCGTTCCGATCGAGGGATCGATAAGTGAAAGATTGTACGAATTGTACAGACCAGCGTTCACGGTCATCCAGCGGATGCCTTCGAAAGTCAGTTCGGCGCCGAGTTCGTTATAGTAGGGTGGGATGAGCGCGATGCCGTTCATCGCCGCTTCATCATGCGCGAAGAGTGTATGGTCATCTTGCCGGATGCCGAGGCTCGGCTCGATCATGCCGACCCGAATGCTTGGCAGCGTCACAGCCGGTTGGTATTGAATCGCGGCATCGTAATCGGTCTCGCCCGGATAGAGCGAGCCATTACGCGCCCGCTCGATGATACTCGCAATATTCCAGTTCGTGTAGGCGGTCAGTTGATGACTCGCCTGAATGCCAAGCGACACGGACGTCTGCATGGGAATCAGCATCGATTCCCCGGTGCGCGAAAGCCGCACTTGCTGCAACCGGCCATCGAAACCCGGGATTAGTGTACCGCCAAATAACGTATTCGTCGGACTCGATACAACAGCAGAAGTATCCTCCGAAGGGCCATGCCATTTAAAGAGTCCGGTCTCATTCATCATCTCCCATCCGAGCTGCGTTCGGACGCCACTGCCCTGCGGATTGAAGTGGCAGACGGAGCATCGCGTGCCTGTCAACAGCGAGAACCGCGGGATCGCGCGAGCGAGTGGCGAGGTAAGATGTGAGAACAGCAGCACCGCTGCCAGGATGGCAGCGGTGCGAGTGAATGTCAGTTGTTGGGTGCGCCGTGGTTTACCCACGCGCGGATCTTTGCGATCGTACATGCGTCGAGTGGCGAGCCGGTTTGCGGCATGATGAAGTAAGGAGGAGTGCCGGTGATTCCACCGACGAGTTGGCCGTTATTCGCAACAGTTTGGACTCCCGAATAGGTTGAGAGAGAGATGCCGCCAGATGGATTGGATCCGGAGTGACATCCGAGGCACGCGTTCTGAATGATTGGGTTTACGAAACCAGAAAAACTAACGGCCGTCGTATCACAGTTCGATGTGTCTGCCGGGCACGTGGAGTTGAGTGCACCATCATTGATCCATCGAGCGATCAGATTGATCTGGGCACTGGTCAGCGGCGTGCGTGGATACGGTGGCATCGCATCCTCACCACTGCCTGTGATCGAACGATACAATCGTGATGAACCGGCATTCCCTGCCCGTACGTATGACATAATACCCGCATAGGTCGTCAGGTCGCGGGCCTCGCCGCCACCACCACTATGGCATCCGCTCATCGTGCAATTGCTGTTGATGATCGGCTGGATATCTCGCGTGAAGCACGGCATCGTGTCGGGCAACGAAATGGTAATTGAGGATTGCGCCCACGCGGACGTGTCAGCAAGCGAAGTCGCTCGGACGATCGCCGTCAACTTCTGCGAAATAGAACCTGGTGCAGTGTAGAGTCCGGTCGAGGTCAGAACCCCCGGGCCACTGACGAGAAGCCAGGTTACTCCGGTATTGGTCGTACCAGTGACTGTTGCAATAAACTGCTGGGTCTGCCCAGCCTGCAATGTGACAGACAGTGGCGAGAGTGAAATCATGACATGATGCGACGTGTCGATCGGCTGTTTCGAGATCGTAATAACCGCGTCGGCATACTGTGAAGTGTCTTCGGTCGAGCGAGCGCGCACGGTAACCAGGACCGGGCTCATCGCGATCGCTGCAGGTGCGGCAAATACAGTTGTATTCCCGTTGGATGACAGGGCGCCCACACCACCTGCGAGAATCGACCACTGCACAGTACTATCGTGCTTCCAGCCGCTCACGTAAGCCGTGAGTGTAACCACACTATTGGGCATGATCGTCGCGGTTTTCGGCGATACAGCAACCTGAAGTCCAGTGACCGGACCACTGCTTCCATTAGCAGGAGCAATGATTCTATAGTCGCAGCCGGCGGCTTTGAACGCAACAATGGCGACGAACAAGAAAAATGCCGCATGACCGTAACGGTGCAGCCAAGGCCTGATTGTGGTTGGGATGAAAGTCATGGCTTTAGACTAACTTAATACGCAATTGGCTGTTCGGCGCATCGTAAACTCCATCGTATCGCAGCAACGAACTCGACGCCGGACCTTGAAGCACCGAACCATCGAGCCCAAAGTGGGACAAATGACATGCGCAAAGGATATACCCATTCGTGAGTGTCGAATTTACCTGGCAGGCCTGATGGGTACACTTACTGGAAAATGCGCGATAATCACCAGCCCCAACAAACGTCACGAGCACCGGCATTCCATCTGAACCCATCATCGATGGTACTACCTTCATTGGATTGGCGCTCGAAAGGTCCGAGACATCAACGGGCACGCGGCCGTCCGGGCCGGGAGGCGGTGGTGGATTCTGGGTCGCGATAATCGGAATGGACGTCGGTGCACAGCTATTCAAAAGGACAGGCAGCACCAATGCCCCCGCTGAAAGGGCCGTTCCTGACCGTACAATGAAGTCGCGTCTTGTCATCTATACGCCTAATATGGAGGATCTTCGAAAAGAAACAACTTGCCGATGAAAAACAGCGCAACAAGAAGCGGATCTTCATGCTGCCTATGTATCAAAACACCGAATGATCTCAATTTTCACACGCTAAAGCATGCTCATGAATCGAATTCAACGAAACTGGGCAGACCGCTGTTGCCCAACGTGTGCCCCAAATGAGTTGAAGTCATGGATGCAGCCGATATTTTTGAGCTAATTATGATGTGGGCGATGCTCATCGTGGCCGTCCTTTTTTTGATCTATATCATCTATCGGTCATTCCGTACGTGGGCCGAGCAGAAGAAGACCGGCGAACACACGGCCCTCGGTCCAATATACGGAGCATGGCAGGGACACAGTCTCGGCACGACCACAATGGAGCCGGGTGAATTGAGCGAGATCGAGCGCCGGCTCCGCGAGGCTTCAAAACACGACGAATAAAATGTTCTCGAAACAAGCTGCAAAAAACACACGGGCGTTCATGAGGCTTCTTGAGTCTTTCTATTCGCGAATCGTTAACAAGTTAGTATCCACGCCCTGTGTGTTGGAATCTTAACTGAGTCATGCGGGATTGAGTGACTCGTCGCGGTAATCCCCTAAGGAGATCCTTCGAAAACGCAAATCTCCGCTAACGCTTCGATTTGCTTCGCTCAGGATGACAGAGGTGGACCCCATTCGTCATTCGTCATTCGTAATTTGAATCCGTGAGCCTCGAGCCAATTCCGCAGAAAATGAGTCCGGGATTCCGGACCAGCCGAAATTATTTAAAGTCGTTCAGCGAGCTATTCGAAAAACTCGCTCCGGGCGGGCTCGTCCCGCCGCAGGCTGTCGCATTCGAGCAATCACTGCTCGGCGCGATGATGATCGACAAGGCCTCGGCGAACAAGTCCCTGGAAATCATGGGGGACCGTGGATATGACGACTCGCCATTCTATCGCGAAGCCCACACCATGATCTATCGCGCCATGGTCACGCTCGATAACCGCGCTGAGCCGATCGACTTACTTACTGTTACGAACCAGTTGCGTTTGGATGGCCGTCTCGATGAAGTTGGAGGGCCCTCGTATCTCGTCGAGCTCACAACGCAGGTAGTTACGACGGTCAATATCGAAAGCCACGCTCGGGTGGTCATCGAAAAGCACGTCGCGCGCGAACTCATCCGGATTTGCGAGGAGATCAAGCTCCGTGCGTTCGAAGGCGAATTCGATACGTTCGACTT
The nucleotide sequence above comes from Bacteroidota bacterium. Encoded proteins:
- a CDS encoding Rieske (2Fe-2S) protein encodes the protein MTRRDFIVRSGTALSAGALVLPVLLNSCAPTSIPIIATQNPPPPPGPDGRVPVDVSDLSSANPMKVVPSMMGSDGMPVLVTFVGAGDYRAFSSKCTHQACQVNSTLTNGYILCACHLSHFGLDGSVLQGPASSSLLRYDGVYDAPNSQLRIKLV
- a CDS encoding TIR domain-containing protein; its protein translation is MPDIFISYSRKDSGHAVELADRLRARGFDVWIDQHGIEVATQWSKQIVEAIETCRAFLLLLSPASLASRNVVRELSIASECERRILPVELEAVSLTSEFKYALAGIQRAQISDFEGIIRSLERTQHTRPESERDIATTPAERSDLRKSLMVLPFEDLSPMQDNGWFADGLTGELISGLSNVKSLRVIDRQTTMSFKHTKLKTVLLARELGVRYFLEGSVRKTAMPAEAVRADAVATDQIKISVELLDIETGDHIWQYAHRGTMRDIFDVQEEVAKKVVEGFVLKLTDQEHSEIRKRGTNNSEAYEFYLRGTQHIRRITLAGTHIAASLFTEATRLDPNYVEAYVGHAAALIELYIHYERDEHHLNQAESLIDRAFQINPMSFAAFGPRIVLLRERGRIEEAIAAAREYVARAPESQDSHFHLGTLLLRIGRPAEAIEPLERALELKPDLLPTYWNVILACEKAGDQEKRRFWADRALPLYAKFLRLNPDDENGRVRYANMLMDAGRLGDAHDYLERLDDVRDPRQIFNVGILAVMLHDYTLAIKYFTRAVDLGFRDFSEIQPDEDDELFKMPEYQELMRRIAEA